From a region of the Qipengyuania spongiae genome:
- a CDS encoding amidohydrolase family protein — MKFTVASVLATLFVAQAGLAQQPTPPSPNPVEEQEVDSSQEDRPEEGSGIETTTSPVDPQVAAPAAEPEKWDITAPRGATIRQVPIATDEGTWMDVDVSPDGRTLAFSLLGDIYTMPIGGGTPVRIADGMAWEIQPRFSPDGRRIAFTSDRGGGDNIWLMDLNGANKQQVTKENFRLLNNPTWSPDGRYIAAKKHFTTERSAGTGEIWLYHVSGGGGVALVERANEQLQKELGEPVYAPDGSAIYYTRNVSPGNTFEYAQDSLQSLFEIERYDLATKEVTTAISGFGGSVRPQPSPDGTRLSFVRRDKDTSQLWIKDLSTGVETMIYDALDLDLQETWAVYGVYPAMDWTPDSREIVFWAGGKLRRISADGGEARVIPFRIDDTRAIADAPHPVIPVAPETFTAAMPKFATMSPDGRRIVFESLGKLYVKNAAGGEARRLTSQDDALELWPTWSRDGRRMAWVQWTDTGLGQIMVADANGRNPRTVTTQRGHYAVPKFSPDGQTLVFEKRQGGYLLSPEYSENRGVYRVSVSGGTPELVSRGNSDPQFGASNDRIFMLGSEGGKLQLLSSNLDGEAKRVHAQGELANDFRVAPNGRYFAFRQNYEVFAMPLLEGGQAVAVDETTSSLPTVRASEGGADYIGWADDGDTLYWSMGPTLYRATTDAMFARAPAAEGAQGFVQPTTGISLARTIRAAKPSGTVAITGARILTMSDDGAGAIENGTIVIEGDRIAAIGPASSVTVPANARRVDATGRTIMPGLVDAHAHGPYGQGDLIPQQNWAAVQNLALGSTTIHDPSSQASTVFATAERQRAGMHLGPRTFSTGEIVYGAKAAGVYARIDDYDDALAHVRRIKAQGGISIKNYNQPRREQRQQVVAASRAENMLVVAEGGSLFGMDLNIIADGNSTLEHNIPVDVMYDDVMQFFGQSQTNYTPTLVVTYGGLAADPYWRQATDVFANPLMVHTPPRQLLAETARRTTAPDWAFVDDNSAREAKKLADRGVKVSIGAHGQQAGIAAHWELWSFVRGGMSPVEALRAGTIVSARSLGMDRDIGSLEVGKLADLIILTADPSQDIRNSDDIQNVMLGGRLYDARTMNEVVTGDSKRLPYWWE; from the coding sequence ATGAAATTCACTGTCGCTTCCGTCCTGGCCACGCTGTTTGTCGCGCAGGCCGGGCTGGCGCAGCAGCCGACGCCGCCTTCGCCCAATCCGGTCGAGGAGCAGGAGGTCGACAGCTCGCAGGAAGACCGCCCCGAAGAGGGCAGCGGGATCGAGACGACGACCAGCCCCGTCGATCCGCAGGTTGCCGCGCCCGCTGCCGAGCCGGAGAAGTGGGATATCACCGCACCGCGCGGCGCCACCATCCGGCAGGTGCCGATCGCGACCGACGAGGGCACCTGGATGGATGTCGACGTGTCGCCCGATGGCCGCACGCTCGCCTTCAGCCTGCTCGGCGACATCTACACCATGCCGATCGGCGGGGGCACGCCGGTCCGCATTGCCGACGGGATGGCCTGGGAAATCCAGCCGCGCTTCTCGCCCGATGGCCGCCGCATTGCCTTTACCTCCGACCGGGGTGGCGGCGACAATATCTGGCTGATGGATCTGAACGGCGCGAACAAGCAGCAGGTGACGAAGGAGAACTTCCGCCTGCTCAACAATCCGACCTGGAGCCCGGACGGGCGCTACATCGCGGCGAAGAAGCACTTCACCACCGAGCGCTCCGCCGGGACGGGCGAGATCTGGCTCTATCACGTCTCTGGCGGCGGCGGGGTCGCGCTGGTCGAGCGGGCCAACGAGCAGCTCCAGAAGGAACTGGGCGAGCCGGTCTACGCGCCCGACGGGTCGGCGATCTATTACACCCGCAATGTCAGCCCCGGTAACACCTTCGAATACGCACAGGATTCGCTCCAGAGCCTGTTCGAGATCGAGCGCTACGATCTTGCCACCAAGGAAGTGACGACCGCGATCTCGGGCTTCGGCGGTTCGGTCCGTCCGCAACCTTCGCCCGACGGCACGCGCCTCTCCTTCGTGCGGCGCGACAAGGATACTTCGCAGCTCTGGATCAAGGACCTGTCCACCGGCGTCGAGACGATGATCTACGACGCGCTCGACCTGGATTTGCAGGAGACCTGGGCGGTCTACGGCGTCTATCCGGCGATGGACTGGACGCCCGACAGCCGCGAGATCGTGTTCTGGGCGGGCGGCAAGCTGCGCCGCATTTCCGCCGATGGGGGCGAAGCGCGCGTTATTCCCTTCAGGATCGACGATACCCGGGCAATCGCCGACGCGCCGCATCCGGTGATCCCGGTGGCGCCGGAGACTTTCACCGCCGCGATGCCCAAATTCGCGACGATGTCGCCCGATGGGCGGCGGATCGTCTTCGAAAGCCTCGGCAAGCTCTACGTCAAGAATGCCGCCGGGGGCGAGGCGCGCCGGCTGACCAGTCAGGACGATGCGCTGGAGTTGTGGCCGACCTGGTCGCGCGACGGGCGCCGGATGGCCTGGGTCCAGTGGACCGATACCGGCCTCGGCCAGATCATGGTCGCCGATGCGAACGGGCGCAATCCGCGCACCGTCACAACCCAGCGCGGGCATTACGCGGTGCCTAAATTCTCGCCCGACGGCCAGACACTCGTCTTCGAGAAGCGGCAGGGCGGCTATCTGCTCTCGCCCGAATATTCCGAAAACCGCGGCGTCTACCGGGTGTCGGTGTCGGGCGGCACGCCCGAACTGGTTTCGCGCGGCAATTCCGATCCGCAGTTCGGTGCCTCCAACGATCGCATCTTCATGCTCGGCAGCGAGGGTGGCAAGCTGCAACTCCTGTCGAGCAATCTCGATGGCGAGGCCAAGCGGGTCCACGCACAGGGCGAGCTTGCCAACGATTTCCGCGTCGCGCCGAACGGCAGGTATTTTGCCTTCCGCCAGAATTACGAGGTCTTCGCCATGCCCCTGCTCGAAGGCGGGCAGGCGGTTGCGGTGGACGAGACGACCAGTTCGCTGCCGACTGTGCGCGCGAGTGAGGGCGGGGCCGACTATATCGGCTGGGCCGACGATGGCGACACGCTCTACTGGTCGATGGGGCCGACGCTCTATCGCGCCACCACCGACGCGATGTTCGCCCGCGCGCCGGCGGCGGAGGGTGCGCAGGGCTTCGTCCAGCCGACCACGGGCATCTCGCTCGCTCGCACGATCCGCGCGGCCAAGCCTTCGGGCACCGTCGCCATCACCGGCGCGCGCATCCTGACCATGTCGGACGACGGCGCTGGCGCGATCGAGAACGGGACCATCGTCATCGAGGGTGACCGGATCGCAGCGATCGGTCCGGCATCCAGCGTCACCGTGCCCGCCAATGCGCGCCGCGTAGATGCGACCGGCCGCACGATTATGCCCGGCCTGGTCGATGCGCATGCCCACGGCCCCTACGGTCAGGGCGATCTGATCCCGCAGCAGAACTGGGCGGCAGTGCAGAACCTCGCGCTAGGTTCGACCACGATCCACGATCCATCGAGCCAGGCGAGCACGGTCTTCGCCACCGCCGAGCGGCAGCGTGCCGGCATGCATCTTGGCCCGCGGACCTTCTCGACCGGCGAGATCGTCTATGGTGCCAAGGCCGCCGGGGTCTATGCGCGGATCGACGATTACGACGACGCGCTGGCTCATGTGCGCCGGATCAAGGCGCAAGGCGGCATCTCGATCAAGAATTACAACCAGCCGCGCCGCGAACAGCGCCAGCAGGTCGTCGCCGCCTCGCGCGCCGAGAACATGCTGGTGGTGGCCGAGGGCGGATCGCTGTTCGGCATGGACCTCAACATCATCGCCGACGGGAATTCGACGCTCGAACACAATATCCCGGTCGACGTGATGTATGACGACGTGATGCAGTTCTTCGGCCAGTCGCAGACGAACTACACGCCCACGCTGGTGGTGACCTATGGCGGCCTCGCCGCCGACCCCTACTGGCGGCAGGCGACCGACGTGTTCGCCAATCCGCTGATGGTCCACACTCCGCCGCGCCAGCTGCTTGCCGAAACCGCCCGCCGGACGACAGCGCCCGACTGGGCCTTTGTGGACGACAATTCGGCGCGCGAGGCGAAGAAGCTCGCCGATCGCGGGGTCAAGGTGAGCATCGGTGCCCACGGCCAGCAGGCAGGGATAGCGGCGCACTGGGAGCTGTGGAGCTTCGTGCGCGGCGGCATGTCGCCGGTCGAGGCGCTGCGCGCGGGCACGATCGTATCGGCCCGCTCGCTCGGCATGGACCGCGATATCGGCAGCCTGGAGGTCGGCAAGCTCGCCGATCTCATCATCCTGACCGCCGATCCCTCGCAGGACATCCGCAATTCGGACGATATCCAGAACGTGATGCTGGGTGGCCGGCTCTACGATGCGCGGACTATGAACGAGGTGGTCACCGGAGACTCAAAGCGCCTGCCCTATTGGTGGGAGTGA
- a CDS encoding methyl-accepting chemotaxis protein, which translates to MNAQSGLMSDIDRNEVSAVEVTRVERRAKTTPISRWFFALGLKQKVRLATLLGQGSLIAVALLALLGFSDAAWVPTARTAIILLTVMSLTLTTAAVAFIEKYVIDDFLSMTQEMKRLAQGSRDIEISGVNRRDELGQLARSFEYFVKAGHKLDELFADRTASADLRKEELSRLATQFETNIGNVVAGVAAASSQLQGTASSMASAAEQSVSQTGTVSNSMDQASKGMTAAAAASDEFAMSIGEISRQATNSAELARKATKTAADADGTISALSDSAEQVGQIVELIQSIAQRTNLLALNASIEAARGGEAGRGFAVVASEVKELAAQTSKATDEVAQQIRAMQDSTGASVTALRSIGEQIKQLETTAISIASAVDQQSVAGQDLARSIDLAARGSDEVADSIAQVRETAMSTGSAASQVLNSATELEGQASTLRNRVDEFLRHVRALD; encoded by the coding sequence ATGAACGCGCAATCCGGGTTGATGAGTGACATCGATCGCAACGAAGTATCCGCGGTCGAAGTCACCCGGGTCGAGCGGAGGGCGAAAACCACCCCGATCAGCCGGTGGTTCTTCGCGCTCGGCCTCAAGCAAAAGGTGCGTCTTGCGACCTTGCTCGGTCAGGGAAGCCTGATCGCTGTCGCCCTGCTGGCTCTGCTCGGCTTTTCGGACGCCGCCTGGGTTCCGACGGCCCGCACGGCGATCATCCTCCTCACGGTTATGTCTCTCACGCTCACGACGGCCGCCGTTGCCTTCATAGAAAAGTATGTGATCGACGATTTTCTCTCGATGACGCAGGAAATGAAGCGGCTTGCCCAGGGTTCGCGCGATATCGAGATCAGCGGGGTGAACCGCCGTGACGAACTGGGCCAGCTTGCCCGTTCGTTCGAGTATTTCGTAAAGGCTGGGCACAAGCTCGATGAACTCTTTGCCGACCGCACCGCCAGTGCTGACTTGCGTAAGGAGGAGCTTAGCCGGCTGGCAACGCAGTTCGAAACCAATATCGGCAACGTGGTCGCCGGGGTCGCTGCCGCCTCGAGTCAGCTTCAGGGGACGGCCAGTTCAATGGCTTCTGCTGCGGAACAGTCCGTCTCGCAGACGGGCACGGTATCCAATTCGATGGACCAGGCGTCGAAGGGCATGACCGCCGCGGCCGCCGCCTCGGACGAATTCGCAATGTCGATCGGCGAGATCAGCCGCCAGGCCACGAATTCCGCCGAGCTGGCGCGCAAGGCGACCAAGACGGCGGCCGATGCCGACGGTACGATCTCCGCCTTGTCGGATTCCGCCGAACAGGTCGGCCAGATCGTCGAGCTGATCCAGTCGATCGCCCAGCGCACCAATCTCCTTGCCCTCAACGCCAGCATCGAGGCGGCCCGCGGTGGCGAGGCCGGACGCGGTTTCGCCGTCGTCGCGAGCGAAGTAAAGGAACTCGCCGCGCAGACCAGCAAGGCTACCGACGAGGTCGCCCAGCAGATCCGCGCGATGCAGGATTCCACCGGGGCGAGCGTCACCGCGCTGCGCTCGATCGGCGAACAGATCAAGCAGCTCGAGACGACCGCCATCTCGATCGCGAGCGCGGTCGACCAGCAATCCGTCGCCGGTCAGGATCTCGCCCGCAGCATCGACCTCGCCGCGCGCGGATCGGATGAGGTGGCGGACAGCATCGCCCAGGTTCGCGAAACCGCCATGTCGACCGGCAGCGCGGCTAGCCAGGTGCTCAATTCGGCGACCGAGCTGGAAGGGCAGGCGTCGACCCTGCGGAACAGGGTCGACGAGTTCCTGCGCCATGTCCGCGCCCTGGACTAG
- a CDS encoding putative bifunctional diguanylate cyclase/phosphodiesterase → MRPDMRAVVFIPVAILSGMFAMVVAALIVDGRFGLAPLVGGSVAFACAAALLVLHGIRQSISVEKLALMDSLTGLPNRRALHADYLHLSRDAGEMAIALVDLDGFVLVNEQYGHQIGDETIRECASILMGICKGEASVYRLGGDEFALVKEGPLAGNIVEGLSRKAIERLSAAIHIGERRLNLGASIGLTRSTSGAAVASSEMLRRADVAMYESKRAGKGRCTWFIPDFDRSREQTRELDDDLRSALANQEFDLHYQPLVHCDSRRVVAVESLIRWNPPGRGAIGPDVFIPAAEKSGLINPIGLWVLRRACRDALAWEGIKLSVNISAAQLRNPEFPIQLGQILEETGFDPERLELEITETCLVIDPKVAERSLGVIRGFGVKVVLDDFGTGYASFGFLRRFRFEKLKLDRSLIANAGHDDGSRAMMLSSITVARAMNMGVTAEGVETREQAEMVRAAGCDTIQGWHYFKAMPASDIPQYLGRRIEAPRLFPQAVQPEGKIAALKLAESDGRAA, encoded by the coding sequence GTGAGACCGGACATGCGCGCCGTGGTCTTCATACCTGTCGCAATCCTTTCCGGGATGTTCGCGATGGTCGTCGCGGCGTTGATCGTCGATGGCAGGTTCGGACTGGCCCCGCTCGTCGGCGGCTCCGTCGCTTTCGCTTGCGCAGCCGCTCTGCTGGTTCTCCACGGCATCCGTCAGTCGATATCGGTCGAGAAGCTCGCCCTGATGGACAGCCTGACCGGCCTGCCCAATCGCCGTGCGCTGCATGCCGATTACCTTCATCTCTCGCGCGACGCCGGCGAAATGGCGATCGCGCTCGTGGATCTAGACGGCTTCGTGCTGGTCAACGAACAATACGGGCATCAGATCGGCGACGAGACAATCCGCGAATGCGCCTCGATCCTGATGGGGATTTGCAAGGGCGAGGCATCGGTCTATCGCTTGGGCGGAGACGAGTTCGCCCTGGTCAAGGAAGGGCCGCTCGCCGGAAACATCGTCGAGGGGTTGAGCCGCAAGGCGATCGAGCGCCTCTCGGCCGCGATCCATATCGGCGAGCGCCGTCTCAATCTCGGGGCCAGCATCGGTCTCACGCGAAGCACGAGCGGGGCGGCTGTCGCCTCGTCCGAAATGCTCCGGCGCGCCGATGTCGCGATGTACGAATCCAAGCGCGCGGGCAAAGGCCGCTGCACCTGGTTCATCCCGGACTTCGACCGCTCTCGCGAGCAGACCCGCGAACTCGACGACGACCTGCGCAGCGCGCTCGCCAACCAGGAATTCGATCTGCACTACCAGCCGCTGGTGCATTGCGATTCGCGCCGTGTGGTAGCGGTGGAATCGCTCATACGATGGAACCCGCCCGGCCGCGGAGCGATCGGGCCGGACGTGTTCATCCCTGCCGCTGAAAAATCGGGCCTGATCAATCCCATCGGTCTGTGGGTGCTGCGCCGCGCCTGCCGCGATGCGCTTGCCTGGGAGGGCATCAAGCTGTCGGTGAACATATCCGCCGCGCAGCTGCGCAATCCCGAATTTCCCATCCAGCTCGGCCAGATCCTGGAAGAGACCGGCTTCGATCCCGAACGTCTCGAGCTGGAGATCACCGAGACCTGCCTGGTGATCGACCCCAAGGTTGCGGAGCGCAGCCTCGGGGTCATCCGCGGCTTTGGAGTGAAGGTGGTGCTCGACGATTTCGGGACCGGCTACGCCTCCTTCGGCTTCCTGCGCCGGTTCCGCTTCGAGAAGCTGAAGCTCGACCGCAGCCTGATCGCGAATGCGGGGCACGACGATGGCAGCCGTGCGATGATGCTATCCTCGATAACCGTGGCGCGGGCGATGAACATGGGCGTGACCGCCGAAGGCGTCGAAACCCGCGAGCAGGCCGAGATGGTCCGTGCCGCCGGATGCGACACGATCCAGGGCTGGCATTACTTCAAGGCGATGCCGGCCAGTGACATTCCGCAATATCTCGGACGGAGGATCGAAGCGCCCCGGCTCTTTCCCCAGGCCGTCCAGCCCGAAGGAAAGATCGCCGCTCTGAAACTCGCAGAGAGCGATGGCCGCGCGGCCTGA
- a CDS encoding CheR family methyltransferase: MRLSDAPIRVIADLLAARTGQELTESRLWRVPSALSCVFRERGISNVDQLVCLMADGGDPLLADEVVEALINNETYFFRDHLSFQTLAERILPDLAQKRAGSRRLSIWSAGCSTGQEALSLAMLFRAQPQAWDGWTIDIVATDVSKSVIETARKGHYSQFEIQRGITIAQMLEFFSETGDGWQANDDILSMLRHQQRSLLDAPPAPGRFDLVLCRNVLLYFDRCTRARAFDRLSAAVRSDGWLMLGAGETVVGQTEKFDPGLHGCSLCVPRQPAIAPAMPMPRAAIG, from the coding sequence GTGCGGCTGAGCGACGCTCCGATCCGCGTCATCGCCGATCTGCTGGCTGCCCGGACCGGGCAGGAACTGACGGAAAGCCGCCTCTGGCGCGTTCCCTCGGCCCTGTCTTGCGTGTTTCGGGAGCGTGGCATCAGCAATGTCGACCAGCTCGTTTGCCTCATGGCGGATGGCGGCGATCCGCTTCTCGCCGACGAGGTGGTCGAGGCGCTCATCAACAACGAGACCTACTTCTTTCGCGATCATCTCTCGTTCCAGACGCTGGCCGAGCGCATCCTCCCCGACCTGGCGCAGAAGCGCGCCGGTTCGCGCCGCCTGTCGATCTGGTCGGCAGGATGCTCGACCGGGCAGGAGGCGCTTTCGCTCGCGATGCTGTTCAGGGCACAGCCGCAAGCCTGGGACGGCTGGACGATCGATATCGTGGCCACCGATGTGTCGAAAAGCGTGATCGAAACGGCTCGCAAGGGCCATTACTCCCAGTTCGAGATCCAGCGCGGGATTACCATCGCCCAGATGCTCGAATTCTTCAGCGAGACCGGAGACGGCTGGCAGGCGAACGACGATATTCTGTCGATGCTGCGCCACCAGCAGCGCAGTCTGCTGGATGCGCCACCCGCGCCGGGCCGGTTCGATCTCGTCCTGTGTCGCAACGTCCTTCTCTATTTCGATCGCTGCACCCGGGCCCGCGCTTTCGATCGCCTGTCCGCCGCAGTCCGCAGCGATGGCTGGCTGATGCTCGGCGCGGGCGAGACGGTGGTCGGCCAGACCGAAAAGTTCGATCCCGGCCTCCACGGCTGCTCTCTTTGCGTTCCGCGCCAGCCCGCGATTGCCCCGGCGATGCCGATGCCTCGCGCGGCGATCGGCTGA
- the cheB gene encoding chemotaxis-specific protein-glutamate methyltransferase CheB encodes MAAVLRPSSIARPSSLAPEPPPTLAETVKVMLVDDSLTVRTVFGRMIDRESDLEVVGQAETAERALLLLRSTKVDVILLDLEMPGMGGLKALPEIMQKGGDAQVLVVSSLAQGGAETTLAALSMGAADTMLKPRPGQFDDGYRSSLVEKIRALGARRMDDENPAASHGAVRHGPPGRKRPQVVAIGASTGGIHALNLFLRELPAQFDLPILITQHLPGSFVPVFAQQMESAARRPAILAAKGTAIERGKLYIAGGDGHLVVRRMGGRPLIALSNERTESGCLPSVDPMFASLSEAFDGHVAAVLLSGMGRDGTKGAETVAAAGGVIYAQNEASSAVWGMPRGVVEKGLASCVLPPDELARKLVASTEEVACG; translated from the coding sequence ATGGCCGCCGTCCTTCGCCCCAGTTCGATCGCGCGACCCTCGTCGCTTGCCCCGGAACCGCCACCGACCCTGGCGGAGACGGTGAAAGTGATGCTGGTCGACGATTCGCTGACCGTGCGCACCGTGTTCGGACGCATGATCGACCGCGAGAGCGATCTCGAAGTCGTCGGTCAGGCCGAAACCGCCGAGAGGGCTCTCCTCCTGCTGCGGTCTACCAAAGTGGACGTTATCCTGCTCGATCTCGAAATGCCGGGCATGGGGGGCCTTAAAGCCCTTCCCGAGATCATGCAGAAGGGCGGCGATGCGCAGGTGCTGGTGGTTTCGTCGCTGGCTCAGGGCGGTGCCGAAACGACGCTGGCGGCGCTGTCCATGGGCGCGGCGGACACCATGCTCAAACCGCGTCCCGGCCAGTTCGACGACGGCTACCGATCGAGCCTGGTGGAGAAAATCCGTGCTCTGGGGGCCCGCCGCATGGACGACGAGAACCCCGCGGCATCGCATGGTGCGGTACGCCACGGCCCGCCGGGTCGCAAACGTCCGCAAGTCGTCGCGATCGGAGCCTCGACCGGCGGCATCCATGCGCTCAACCTGTTCCTGCGCGAACTGCCCGCGCAATTCGATCTGCCGATCCTGATCACGCAACACCTGCCGGGCAGCTTCGTCCCCGTCTTCGCCCAGCAGATGGAGAGTGCGGCGCGGCGTCCGGCGATCCTGGCCGCGAAGGGAACGGCGATCGAACGAGGGAAATTGTATATCGCGGGAGGCGACGGGCACCTGGTCGTCAGGCGAATGGGCGGCCGTCCGCTTATCGCCCTTTCCAACGAGCGCACCGAATCCGGCTGTCTGCCCTCGGTCGATCCCATGTTCGCATCGCTCAGCGAAGCCTTCGACGGGCATGTCGCCGCGGTTCTCCTTTCGGGGATGGGCCGCGACGGCACGAAAGGCGCCGAAACCGTCGCCGCTGCCGGGGGGGTGATCTACGCTCAGAACGAGGCCAGCAGTGCCGTGTGGGGCATGCCGCGCGGGGTGGTCGAGAAAGGCCTCGCAAGCTGCGTCCTGCCACCCGACGAACTTGCTCGCAAGCTGGTCGCCTCGACAGAGGAAGTGGCGTGCGGCTGA
- a CDS encoding response regulator codes for MKTCLIVDDSRVIRKVSRHILETLGFSVEEAENGKLGLDKCLASMPDVILLDWNMPVMTGIQFISKLRRSEGGDKPKVVFCTTENDVAHIREAISAGADEYVMKPFDHETLQIKLQLVGVV; via the coding sequence ATGAAAACCTGCCTCATTGTCGATGATTCCCGTGTGATACGGAAAGTCTCGCGGCATATTCTGGAAACGCTCGGTTTCTCGGTCGAGGAGGCCGAGAACGGCAAGCTTGGGCTCGACAAATGCCTCGCGTCGATGCCCGACGTCATCCTGCTCGACTGGAACATGCCGGTGATGACCGGGATCCAGTTCATCTCGAAATTGCGCCGATCCGAGGGTGGCGACAAGCCCAAGGTGGTGTTCTGCACCACCGAAAACGACGTCGCCCACATTCGCGAGGCGATCAGCGCCGGTGCCGACGAATATGTCATGAAGCCGTTCGACCACGAGACCTTGCAGATCAAGCTGCAGCTCGTCGGCGTGGTCTGA
- a CDS encoding chemotaxis protein CheW, with product MSELLLICRIAGRRAAIPALQVHSVIEMETITPIPQAPDHILGLTALRSQALTVIDTSRALGFDRMTDAAGARAAVVEHDGHVYALVLEETNDVEVALSDPQPLPGGFGDEWHEVARGMSETANGPALVICVEKLIEGRLPEAA from the coding sequence ATGAGCGAATTGTTGCTGATCTGCCGCATCGCCGGGCGCCGCGCCGCAATCCCTGCCCTGCAGGTGCACTCGGTCATCGAAATGGAAACGATCACTCCGATCCCGCAGGCACCCGACCATATTCTCGGCCTGACCGCACTGCGCAGCCAGGCTCTCACGGTCATCGATACGTCGCGTGCACTCGGCTTCGACAGGATGACCGATGCCGCAGGGGCACGTGCAGCCGTCGTCGAGCATGACGGCCATGTCTACGCGCTGGTGCTGGAGGAAACGAACGACGTCGAGGTGGCGCTGTCCGACCCGCAACCGCTGCCCGGCGGCTTCGGCGACGAATGGCACGAGGTCGCCCGGGGGATGTCCGAAACCGCTAACGGACCGGCGCTGGTCATCTGCGTGGAGAAGTTGATTGAGGGCCGTCTTCCGGAAGCGGCTTAA